A region of Gracilinanus agilis isolate LMUSP501 chromosome 3, AgileGrace, whole genome shotgun sequence DNA encodes the following proteins:
- the PIGV gene encoding GPI mannosyltransferase 2 isoform X3, which translates to MQLGEPSWREVLRFAVFCRSLTLVLQVLTRFLGSSTPVVYWFPAHLLQDWEPLLWPRETMPEKVPVVCSLLGQETLKNPVWGLLCNWRACSGVTRAILSYFLSYWLLGLLLHCNFLPWT; encoded by the exons ATGCAGCTTGGGGAACCGTCCTGGAGAGAGGTGTTGAGGTTTGCTGTGTTCTGCCGCTCCCTGACTTTGGTCCTCCAG GTTCTCACCAGGTTCTTGGGCTCCTCCACTCCTGTCGTCTACTGGTTTCCAGCTCACCTGCTTCAAGACTGGGAGCCCCTGTTGTGGCCTCGAGAGACTATGCCTGAGAAGGTGCCTGTAGTGTGCTCCCTGCTGGGACAAGAGACCCTAAAGAATCCAGTTTGGGGACTTCTCTGCAATTGGAGAGCTTGCTCGGGAGTCACACGGGCCATTCTGAGCTATTTCCTCTCCTACTGGCTCTTGGGACTGCTCCTGCACTGCAATTTCCTGCCTTGGACATGA
- the PIGV gene encoding GPI mannosyltransferase 2 isoform X1: protein MQLGEPSWREVLRFAVFCRSLTLVLQALFNALIPDHAADAFSPPRLEPAGLGDQLVEWLLGGLSRWDAEHFLFIAEHGYIYEHNFAFFPGFPLALRVGAELALWPLRGLLTLRSRLLLTAALLNGLCSVLAALALYELGCVVLGCRRLAHLSALLFCLSPANVFLASSYSESLFAFLAFSAMSQLERGRGSRSTLLFALATAVRSNGLINTGFLVHAQCRALISAPCPRQALPRALWKPLRLAALLLLRALGVGLPFALFQYYAYGQFCQPPSARLIPEPLIQLAEDKGYRIPAGGQPSWCTWRLPLIYSYVQDVYWNVGFLRYFELRQVPNFLLAGPVAVLGAWAAWTYVTANLQHCLTLGLLWSKGRADEKARKPPSGFHSPRVFVYVAHCTALLLFGALCMHVQVLTRFLGSSTPVVYWFPAHLLQDWEPLLWPRETMPEKVPVVCSLLGQETLKNPVWGLLCNWRACSGVTRAILSYFLSYWLLGLLLHCNFLPWT from the exons ATGCAGCTTGGGGAACCGTCCTGGAGAGAGGTGTTGAGGTTTGCTGTGTTCTGCCGCTCCCTGACTTTGGTCCTCCAG GCTCTGTTCAACGCCCTCATCCCGGATCATGCCGCAGATGCCTTCTCTCCACCCCGGCTGGAGCCTGCCGGCCTGGGGGACCAGCTGGTGGAATGGCTCCTCGGGGGCTTGTCCCGCTGGGACGCAGAGCACTTCCTTTTCATTGCGGAGCATGGCTATATCTATGAGCACAACTTTGCCTTCTTCCCGGGCTTCCCCCTGGCCCTGCGCGTGGGGGCCGAGCTGGCACTGTGGCCGCTGCGGGGCCTGCTCACCCTCCGGAGTCGCCTGTTGTTGACGGCCGCCCTTCTCAACGGCCTGTGCTCGGTGCTGGCAGCCTTGGCCCTCTATGAGCTGGGCTGTGTAGTGCTGGGCTGCCGCCGCCTGGCCCACCTCTCagccctgctcttctgcctcagccCCGCCAACGTCTTCCTGGCATCTAGCTACTCCGAGAGCCTCTTTGCTTTCCTGGCCTTTAGTGCCATGAGCCAGCTGGAGAGGGGCCGAGGCAGCCGCAGCACGCTCCTCTTTGCCCTGGCCACGGCTGTGCGCTCCAATGGGCTCATCAACACCGGCTTCCTCGTCCATGCCCAGTGCCGAGCCCTCATCTCGGCTCCGTGTCCCCGGCAGGCCCTTCCTCGGGCCCTGTGGAAGCCGCTGCGGCTGGCGGCCTTGCTGCTGCTGAGAGCCCTTGGGGTCGGTCTGCCCTTCGCCCTGTTCCAGTACTATGCCTATGGCCAGTTCTGCCAGCCCCCCTCGGCCCGCCTCATCCCCGAGCCCCTCATCCAGCTGGCCGAGGACAAGGGCTACCGGATCCCAGCGGGCGGCCAGCCCAGCTGGTGCACCTGGCGCCTGCCCCTTATATACAGCTATGTCCAGGATGTCTACTGGAACGTGGGCTTCTTAAGGTACTTTGAGCTGCGCCAGGTGCCCAACTTTCTCCTGGCAGGGCCCGTGGCTGTGCTCGGGGCCTGGGCGGCCTGGACCTATGTGACTGCCAACCTCCAGCACTGCCTCACCCTTGGGCTCCTGTGGAGCAAGGGCAGGGCGGATGAGAAGGCTAGAAAGCCTCCCTCTGGATTCCACAGCCCCCGGGTGTTTGTCTATGTGGCGCACTGCACTGCCCTGCTGCTCTTCGGAGCCCTGTGTATGCACGTGCAG GTTCTCACCAGGTTCTTGGGCTCCTCCACTCCTGTCGTCTACTGGTTTCCAGCTCACCTGCTTCAAGACTGGGAGCCCCTGTTGTGGCCTCGAGAGACTATGCCTGAGAAGGTGCCTGTAGTGTGCTCCCTGCTGGGACAAGAGACCCTAAAGAATCCAGTTTGGGGACTTCTCTGCAATTGGAGAGCTTGCTCGGGAGTCACACGGGCCATTCTGAGCTATTTCCTCTCCTACTGGCTCTTGGGACTGCTCCTGCACTGCAATTTCCTGCCTTGGACATGA
- the PIGV gene encoding GPI mannosyltransferase 2 isoform X2 — MQLGEPSWREVLRFAVFCRSLTLVLQALFNALIPDHAADAFSPPRLEPAGLGDQLVESSARLIPEPLIQLAEDKGYRIPAGGQPSWCTWRLPLIYSYVQDVYWNVGFLRYFELRQVPNFLLAGPVAVLGAWAAWTYVTANLQHCLTLGLLWSKGRADEKARKPPSGFHSPRVFVYVAHCTALLLFGALCMHVQVLTRFLGSSTPVVYWFPAHLLQDWEPLLWPRETMPEKVPVVCSLLGQETLKNPVWGLLCNWRACSGVTRAILSYFLSYWLLGLLLHCNFLPWT, encoded by the exons ATGCAGCTTGGGGAACCGTCCTGGAGAGAGGTGTTGAGGTTTGCTGTGTTCTGCCGCTCCCTGACTTTGGTCCTCCAG GCTCTGTTCAACGCCCTCATCCCGGATCATGCCGCAGATGCCTTCTCTCCACCCCGGCTGGAGCCTGCCGGCCTGGGGGACCAGCTGGTGGAAT CCTCGGCCCGCCTCATCCCCGAGCCCCTCATCCAGCTGGCCGAGGACAAGGGCTACCGGATCCCAGCGGGCGGCCAGCCCAGCTGGTGCACCTGGCGCCTGCCCCTTATATACAGCTATGTCCAGGATGTCTACTGGAACGTGGGCTTCTTAAGGTACTTTGAGCTGCGCCAGGTGCCCAACTTTCTCCTGGCAGGGCCCGTGGCTGTGCTCGGGGCCTGGGCGGCCTGGACCTATGTGACTGCCAACCTCCAGCACTGCCTCACCCTTGGGCTCCTGTGGAGCAAGGGCAGGGCGGATGAGAAGGCTAGAAAGCCTCCCTCTGGATTCCACAGCCCCCGGGTGTTTGTCTATGTGGCGCACTGCACTGCCCTGCTGCTCTTCGGAGCCCTGTGTATGCACGTGCAG GTTCTCACCAGGTTCTTGGGCTCCTCCACTCCTGTCGTCTACTGGTTTCCAGCTCACCTGCTTCAAGACTGGGAGCCCCTGTTGTGGCCTCGAGAGACTATGCCTGAGAAGGTGCCTGTAGTGTGCTCCCTGCTGGGACAAGAGACCCTAAAGAATCCAGTTTGGGGACTTCTCTGCAATTGGAGAGCTTGCTCGGGAGTCACACGGGCCATTCTGAGCTATTTCCTCTCCTACTGGCTCTTGGGACTGCTCCTGCACTGCAATTTCCTGCCTTGGACATGA